A DNA window from Deinococcus malanensis contains the following coding sequences:
- a CDS encoding cupin domain-containing protein, with amino-acid sequence MLEDTYSGKVAPTEHDQQPWQHHPYWQVARRDLIGALAGAQHCELSEQQAEPGGYVPIHHHDVEEIITVLSGTLSVMMDGQYFEMHAPSSVLIRPGVEHGWRNKSMSSATFLVYFPAQDPVSHWREPKSKI; translated from the coding sequence ATGCTTGAAGACACCTACAGTGGAAAGGTGGCCCCAACCGAACACGACCAGCAGCCCTGGCAGCATCATCCCTACTGGCAGGTTGCCCGCCGAGACCTTATTGGCGCTTTGGCCGGAGCTCAGCACTGCGAACTCTCGGAACAGCAGGCTGAACCAGGCGGATACGTTCCGATCCATCACCATGACGTGGAAGAAATCATCACCGTCCTCAGTGGAACCCTAAGCGTCATGATGGACGGCCAGTACTTCGAGATGCATGCCCCCAGCAGTGTGTTGATCCGCCCTGGAGTCGAGCATGGCTGGCGGAACAAAAGCATGTCATCCGCAACATTCCTCGTGTATTTCCCGGCGCAGGACCCCGTGTCACACTGGCGCGAGCCCAAAAGCAAGATTTGA
- a CDS encoding DsbA family protein, with translation MTLDVSGGRVVGVLVEAPSGAALAPGVAAAWGTPAAGVPQLVKQLSHPELLASARRSFTEFTDEYRQDVIAIKITGQGRQTQWHAYLALKLWPDSAFPATRNVSGHAAAPNIIRIYSDFQFPYCRDLWDKALPAWEKEAALYRVAHYHFPLDFHKNAFAAAEASKCAAAQGAFWKMADRIFGEFGSWSRLPVRDADTQFRNYARSTDLNAATFDDCLTQRSFRGVVDAQVKSGLALGVSSTPTVFLNGMKLQDYTDATEWAQVMAVTTAKPSAAGLIEKRLSSFR, from the coding sequence GTGACGCTGGATGTCAGCGGCGGACGTGTAGTGGGCGTGCTGGTGGAAGCCCCTTCAGGTGCTGCCCTGGCTCCGGGAGTCGCCGCCGCCTGGGGAACCCCGGCAGCCGGGGTACCGCAGCTTGTCAAGCAGCTGAGCCACCCTGAACTGCTGGCCTCAGCGCGCCGTAGTTTCACCGAGTTCACAGACGAGTACAGGCAGGACGTGATTGCCATAAAAATCACCGGGCAGGGCAGGCAGACCCAGTGGCACGCCTACCTGGCCCTGAAACTCTGGCCGGATTCTGCCTTTCCGGCCACACGCAATGTGTCGGGCCACGCCGCCGCGCCGAACATCATCCGGATCTACAGTGATTTCCAGTTCCCATACTGCCGGGATCTGTGGGACAAGGCACTCCCGGCCTGGGAAAAAGAGGCGGCCCTGTACCGCGTGGCGCATTATCACTTTCCACTGGACTTTCATAAGAATGCGTTTGCCGCCGCAGAAGCCAGTAAATGCGCCGCCGCGCAGGGCGCCTTCTGGAAGATGGCCGACCGGATCTTCGGAGAATTCGGTTCCTGGAGCCGTCTTCCGGTCCGCGACGCGGACACACAGTTCCGCAATTATGCCCGCAGCACGGACCTGAATGCAGCGACCTTTGACGACTGCCTGACCCAGCGTTCGTTCAGGGGAGTGGTCGACGCACAGGTCAAGTCTGGACTTGCTCTGGGGGTCAGCAGCACGCCGACTGTATTTCTGAATGGAATGAAACTGCAGGATTACACTGACGCCACCGAGTGGGCACAGGTCATGGCAGTCACCACCGCAAAGCCCAGCGCTGCAGGGCTGATCGAAAAGCGGCTTTCGAGCTTCCGGTAA
- the thrS gene encoding threonine--tRNA ligase has protein sequence MHVVLPDGKQLELPMGATALDAASAIGPRLAQDALAATANGELVDLMTPLPDGASITLITKKNPGDAAPLFRHSLGHVMSQAVGEYYRAKGYTDDRIKRGVGPSIENGWYQDFDLPEPLREEDLPEIEKIMREILSRNLAFTRREVSKADSLAQFPHDPYKQELIQGLPDDEPITFYQQGDYVDLCRGPHFPSTGRLPGAFKLMSTSGAYWRGNEKNPILQRVYGVAFASQKELDEYLHQLEEAKRRDHRKLGRELELFTIDPLVGKGLPLWLPNGTVLREELAGFLKEHQFRRGYQGVITPNIGNLELYKTSGHYPYYADGQFNPIEVDEEQYMLKPMNCPHHVRIYASKPRSYRDLPVRLAEFGTVYRYEQSGELNGLTRVRGFTQDDAHLFCRPDQLKKEFLDVLDLTVLVLKTFGMNDVRFRVGTRDPESDKYVGDEANWELAERQIIEAVDEVGLPYTIEPGDAAFYGPKLDFVVKDVLGREWQLGTIQVDYNLPERFDISYVGEDGQDHRPIMIHRAPFGSLERFVGILIEHYAGDFPLWLAPRQVMIIPIADRHNEYAEQLRSELHTAGLRAEVDDSSNRMQAKVRTAELSKIPVMLIVGDKEQEARQVSVRERSVGGHKERKGVAFNDLRAELLERYRTRI, from the coding sequence ATGCACGTCGTTCTTCCTGACGGAAAACAACTTGAACTGCCCATGGGTGCCACCGCTCTGGACGCGGCCAGTGCCATTGGCCCCCGTCTGGCCCAGGATGCGCTGGCCGCCACCGCCAACGGCGAACTGGTGGATCTGATGACGCCGCTGCCCGATGGCGCCAGCATCACGCTGATCACCAAGAAAAACCCGGGGGACGCTGCGCCACTGTTCCGGCATTCGCTGGGTCACGTAATGAGCCAGGCCGTTGGCGAGTACTACCGCGCCAAGGGGTACACCGACGACCGCATCAAGCGCGGCGTGGGCCCCAGCATCGAGAACGGCTGGTACCAGGATTTCGATCTGCCCGAGCCCCTGCGCGAGGAGGACCTGCCCGAGATCGAGAAGATCATGCGCGAGATCCTGTCCCGCAACCTCGCCTTCACGCGCCGCGAGGTCAGCAAGGCCGACAGCCTGGCGCAGTTTCCGCACGATCCCTACAAGCAGGAGCTGATCCAGGGGCTGCCGGACGATGAGCCGATCACCTTCTACCAGCAGGGTGACTACGTGGACCTGTGCCGTGGCCCGCACTTTCCTTCCACGGGCCGCCTGCCGGGTGCATTCAAGCTGATGAGCACCTCTGGCGCCTACTGGCGTGGCAACGAGAAAAACCCCATCCTGCAGCGCGTATATGGCGTGGCCTTCGCCAGCCAGAAGGAACTCGACGAGTACCTGCACCAGCTGGAGGAAGCCAAGCGGCGCGATCACCGCAAGCTGGGCCGGGAACTGGAACTGTTCACCATCGATCCGCTGGTCGGCAAGGGTCTGCCCCTGTGGCTGCCCAACGGTACGGTGCTGCGCGAGGAACTGGCCGGGTTCCTCAAGGAGCATCAGTTCCGGCGCGGCTACCAGGGCGTGATTACGCCGAACATCGGGAACCTGGAACTGTACAAGACCAGCGGTCACTACCCGTACTACGCCGACGGTCAGTTCAACCCCATCGAGGTGGACGAAGAGCAGTACATGCTCAAGCCCATGAACTGCCCGCACCATGTGCGGATCTACGCCAGCAAGCCGCGCAGCTACCGCGACCTCCCGGTGAGGCTCGCGGAGTTCGGAACAGTGTACCGTTACGAGCAGAGCGGCGAACTCAACGGCCTGACCCGCGTGCGCGGTTTTACGCAGGACGACGCGCATCTGTTCTGCCGCCCCGACCAGCTGAAGAAGGAATTCCTGGACGTGCTGGACCTGACGGTGCTGGTCCTGAAGACCTTCGGCATGAACGACGTGCGCTTCCGGGTGGGCACCCGCGACCCGGAAAGCGACAAGTACGTCGGCGACGAGGCGAACTGGGAACTGGCCGAGCGTCAGATTATCGAGGCGGTGGACGAGGTTGGGCTGCCCTACACCATCGAGCCCGGGGACGCGGCCTTCTACGGTCCCAAACTGGACTTCGTGGTCAAGGATGTGCTGGGTCGCGAGTGGCAGCTGGGCACCATCCAGGTGGACTACAACCTGCCTGAGCGCTTCGACATCTCCTACGTGGGTGAAGACGGCCAGGACCACCGCCCGATCATGATTCACCGTGCGCCCTTTGGCAGCCTGGAGCGCTTCGTGGGCATCCTGATCGAGCACTACGCCGGCGACTTCCCGCTGTGGCTGGCACCTCGGCAGGTCATGATCATTCCAATTGCCGACCGCCACAACGAGTACGCCGAGCAGCTACGGAGCGAACTGCATACCGCCGGCCTGCGCGCCGAGGTGGACGACAGTTCCAACCGCATGCAGGCCAAGGTCCGCACCGCCGAGCTGAGCAAGATTCCGGTGATGCTGATCGTGGGCGACAAGGAGCAGGAGGCGCGGCAGGTCAGCGTGCGCGAGCGCAGTGTCGGGGGTCATAAAGAGCGCAAGGGCGTGGCCTTCAATGACCTCCGGGCCGAACTGCTGGAGCGTTACCGCACCCGCATCTGA
- a CDS encoding ABC transporter substrate-binding protein, producing the protein MNDANLDIWILTNLYDTLLQPTADGKGVQPGLASAYTVAPGGRSMRLTLRPGLRFADGSALTAQDVKWSLDRARKPDNGAWSGSLASISTIVASGNTVTLNLKQPDPTLPAALATFNAAIMPQKLFNAARGTTEAAKAKAFAEKPIGSGPFVLSSWKKGSSMVLKRNPYYWKKGSDGKALPYLNSIRFEIIPDDNTRILKLQAGELHGAEFIPFSRVAELKANPNLNVQLFPSTKVNTVLMNNRPKLKDGTVNPLSDVRVRQAINHATNKEALIQLVTFGNGKPMRSFMSATTPLFAPQTMYAYNLAKAKQLLTAAGYANGFEVTVLALSGSADELAQLTALQQMWAAAGVRLKIEQLDSATRTARYRAGDFQMRAAAWTNDINDPSQITSYFAIYDNIQSLYTGYKSPEIDRLFAQSQQETNPARRASQYNQIQGIYIKAAPIVFLYETPYPVALSKKVSGFVQIPLGNNIFAATSLEK; encoded by the coding sequence TTGAACGACGCCAACCTCGACATCTGGATTCTCACCAACCTGTACGACACGCTGCTGCAACCCACCGCCGACGGCAAGGGTGTGCAGCCTGGTCTCGCGTCTGCCTACACCGTGGCCCCCGGTGGAAGGAGCATGCGCCTCACCCTGCGCCCCGGCCTGCGTTTCGCCGACGGCAGCGCCCTCACCGCGCAGGACGTCAAATGGTCACTCGACCGTGCCCGTAAACCCGACAACGGTGCCTGGAGCGGCTCCCTGGCCTCCATCAGCACCATTGTCGCCAGTGGCAACACGGTCACGCTGAATCTCAAGCAGCCCGACCCGACGCTGCCCGCCGCCCTTGCCACCTTCAATGCCGCCATCATGCCGCAGAAGCTGTTCAACGCCGCGCGTGGCACCACCGAGGCGGCCAAAGCCAAAGCCTTTGCCGAGAAACCCATCGGTTCCGGACCCTTCGTGCTGAGCTCCTGGAAGAAGGGCTCGTCGATGGTCCTCAAGCGCAACCCCTACTACTGGAAGAAGGGCTCGGACGGGAAGGCTCTGCCGTATCTGAACTCGATCCGTTTCGAGATCATTCCCGACGACAACACCCGCATCCTCAAGCTCCAGGCGGGGGAACTCCACGGGGCGGAATTCATCCCGTTCAGCCGGGTCGCTGAACTCAAGGCGAACCCCAACCTCAACGTGCAGCTGTTCCCGTCCACCAAGGTGAACACCGTCCTGATGAACAACCGGCCGAAACTCAAAGACGGCACGGTCAACCCCCTCAGTGACGTACGCGTCCGGCAGGCCATCAACCACGCCACCAACAAGGAAGCGCTGATCCAGCTGGTCACCTTCGGCAACGGCAAGCCGATGCGGTCCTTCATGTCCGCGACTACCCCACTGTTCGCGCCGCAGACCATGTACGCGTACAACCTGGCCAAGGCCAAGCAGTTGCTGACCGCTGCCGGTTATGCAAACGGTTTTGAGGTCACCGTCCTGGCTTTGAGCGGGAGCGCGGACGAACTCGCGCAGCTCACCGCGCTGCAACAGATGTGGGCGGCGGCAGGGGTGCGACTGAAGATCGAGCAGCTCGATTCCGCCACCAGGACCGCCCGCTACCGTGCAGGTGACTTCCAGATGCGCGCTGCCGCCTGGACGAATGACATCAACGATCCCAGTCAGATCACCAGTTACTTCGCCATCTACGACAATATTCAGTCGCTGTACACCGGCTACAAGAGCCCTGAGATCGACCGCCTCTTTGCACAGAGCCAGCAGGAAACCAATCCCGCGCGGCGTGCCAGTCAGTACAACCAGATACAGGGCATCTACATCAAGGCGGCGCCCATCGTGTTCCTGTATGAGACGCCGTATCCCGTCGCCCTGTCCAAGAAAGTCAGTGGCTTCGTGCAGATTCCCCTGGGCAACAATATCTTCGCTGCGACGTCCCTCGAGAAGTAA
- a CDS encoding glycerophosphodiester phosphodiesterase has product MKYMVWALGLLGLLVGCASAPPDNPFITQRPWIIAHQGGEKLWPSNTTLAYRNAVALGADMLEMDMHATRDGALVMSHDETLGRLTDAQGRIADLTLAQVLAADAGDALSFDGGKTFPFRGQGIRVAQLSAVLKEFPDTPMIIELKQERPSMARPFCQALRAARATHRVIAASFSDVALREFRTACPEVMTSMTARELRPLVLLSKVGLARLGRLPGRSAQVPVRAGGITVVTPAFVRAMHTRGVAVQVWTINDEAEMRRLVRMGVDGIITDRPDLLKKVLIEEQKGR; this is encoded by the coding sequence ATGAAGTACATGGTCTGGGCACTGGGACTTCTGGGGTTGCTGGTAGGCTGCGCCAGCGCCCCGCCTGACAACCCCTTCATCACTCAGCGGCCCTGGATCATCGCGCACCAGGGCGGCGAAAAACTGTGGCCTAGCAACACCACGTTGGCTTACCGCAACGCCGTGGCCCTGGGTGCCGACATGCTGGAAATGGATATGCACGCCACCCGGGACGGCGCCCTGGTCATGTCGCACGACGAGACCCTGGGCAGGCTCACCGATGCCCAGGGCCGCATTGCCGACCTGACGCTGGCTCAGGTGCTGGCTGCCGACGCTGGTGACGCGCTGTCGTTCGACGGGGGCAAAACCTTTCCCTTCCGGGGGCAGGGAATTCGGGTAGCTCAGCTGTCGGCAGTGCTGAAGGAGTTCCCGGACACGCCGATGATCATTGAGCTCAAGCAGGAACGGCCTAGCATGGCCAGACCTTTCTGTCAGGCTCTGCGCGCTGCCAGGGCGACCCACCGTGTCATTGCCGCCAGTTTCAGTGATGTGGCCCTGAGGGAATTCCGGACGGCCTGTCCGGAAGTGATGACCAGCATGACCGCTCGGGAACTGCGTCCCCTGGTCCTGCTCAGCAAGGTCGGGCTCGCCCGTCTTGGACGGCTTCCCGGACGCAGCGCTCAGGTTCCGGTGCGGGCTGGGGGCATCACGGTGGTCACACCGGCCTTTGTCCGCGCCATGCATACGCGGGGAGTCGCGGTGCAGGTATGGACCATCAATGATGAGGCTGAAATGCGGCGTCTGGTCCGCATGGGTGTCGACGGAATCATCACGGACCGCCCTGATCTGCTGAAAAAGGTCCTGATCGAAGAACAGAAGGGCCGTTGA
- a CDS encoding AbrB/MazE/SpoVT family DNA-binding domain-containing protein, which translates to MPLPAELRQHLQLTTGSRLIIRVQDAGHAELVTSAALAAELRGLLKDDGPSLSDELTTERHEEARRENLE; encoded by the coding sequence GTGCCACTCCCCGCCGAACTCCGCCAACACCTCCAACTGACAACCGGCAGCCGTCTGATCATCCGCGTGCAAGATGCCGGGCACGCAGAACTCGTCACCTCCGCCGCTCTCGCCGCCGAACTCCGTGGTCTCCTAAAAGACGACGGCCCCTCACTCTCCGACGAACTCACCACCGAGAGGCACGAGGAAGCCCGCCGGGAGAACCTGGAGTGA
- a CDS encoding tyrosine-type recombinase/integrase, producing MTLAVYHGDLLAQTREWTNLHDDELRRRAVKAAGDKDIPALVSLTTAYLAHHGGSGVLTSPRTVEAYALGTRQFIEYATTQAINLLRPNRHDAQGYINAMLAQGRKPAGVQLKVAAAGCLYRALRWAGATEADPFRDARVPKDRTPGIIKRPPYSEDELADVLEKADIHAKFLLFLTAHAGLRISEALALEWEDLDEAAKRIHVRSGKGRKARIVAMSTSLARATRHYRGLFGPGGPDHTDGKRTTTATHVFRYASVMTARYHIQKAFTVASVKFRGFHPGRKYAGTRLLQQVKDFGRVAAHLGHESVDTTRKGYAQLAADDLKDDLSGW from the coding sequence GTGACACTGGCGGTTTACCACGGCGATCTCCTCGCTCAGACGCGGGAGTGGACCAACCTCCACGATGACGAGCTCCGGAGACGGGCGGTGAAAGCCGCAGGAGACAAAGACATCCCTGCGCTGGTGTCCTTAACCACCGCCTACCTCGCCCACCACGGTGGGAGTGGGGTGCTCACCAGCCCGCGTACCGTCGAAGCGTATGCGCTCGGCACCCGTCAGTTCATCGAGTACGCCACCACCCAGGCCATCAACCTCCTCCGGCCCAACCGGCATGACGCCCAGGGGTACATCAACGCCATGCTCGCCCAGGGACGCAAACCCGCTGGCGTTCAGTTGAAAGTTGCCGCAGCGGGCTGCCTGTACCGCGCCTTACGCTGGGCCGGCGCCACCGAAGCGGACCCCTTCCGTGACGCCCGCGTCCCCAAAGACCGCACGCCAGGCATCATCAAACGACCCCCGTACAGTGAGGACGAGCTCGCGGACGTGTTGGAGAAAGCAGATATACACGCTAAGTTCTTGCTCTTCCTCACGGCGCACGCGGGCTTGCGCATCAGTGAAGCGCTGGCACTGGAATGGGAAGACCTGGATGAAGCCGCAAAGCGGATTCACGTGCGCTCCGGGAAAGGCCGCAAAGCCCGCATCGTGGCCATGAGCACGAGTCTGGCGCGGGCGACGCGGCACTACCGGGGACTCTTCGGCCCAGGCGGCCCGGACCATACGGACGGAAAACGCACGACGACCGCCACGCACGTCTTCCGGTATGCGAGCGTGATGACCGCGCGGTACCACATCCAGAAAGCGTTCACGGTCGCGAGCGTAAAATTTAGGGGCTTCCATCCAGGACGGAAATACGCGGGCACTCGCCTCCTCCAGCAGGTCAAGGATTTCGGTCGGGTGGCCGCACACCTCGGGCACGAGTCGGTAGACACCACGCGCAAAGGGTACGCACAATTGGCCGCTGACGACCTTAAAGATGATCTGAGCGGATGGTGA
- a CDS encoding SDR family NAD(P)-dependent oxidoreductase, with the protein MTKNEHGHAAAGRLTDLVVLVTGGASGIGRAIALAASAEGARVVIADIHSEGAERTLSALTAAHGEAIFLPCDVADDDQVRELIGTTVRHFGQLDVLVNNAGIGGDNAPAHELDLETWDRVMAVNLRGPFVCARHALPHLMRSGSGVIVNVASTYGLIGAPNAPAYCASKGGVVNLTRQLAVDYGQHGVRVNAVCPGYVDTDMGGRRASLPPAEAQAAHDRREANAARQPLGRQAHADEISRAVIFLASSESSFMTGSIVTVDGGCTATFNHG; encoded by the coding sequence ATGACCAAAAATGAGCACGGCCATGCGGCGGCCGGACGCCTGACTGACCTCGTTGTGCTCGTCACGGGCGGAGCCAGTGGGATCGGCCGTGCCATTGCGCTGGCGGCCTCAGCCGAAGGCGCCAGGGTGGTCATCGCCGATATCCATTCCGAGGGTGCGGAGCGCACCTTGTCTGCTCTCACTGCCGCACACGGGGAAGCCATTTTCCTCCCCTGTGACGTGGCCGATGATGATCAGGTTCGTGAACTTATCGGGACCACGGTCCGTCATTTCGGGCAGCTCGACGTGCTGGTCAACAACGCCGGAATCGGAGGGGATAACGCTCCCGCTCACGAGCTGGACCTCGAGACCTGGGACCGCGTGATGGCCGTGAATTTGCGTGGTCCCTTCGTCTGCGCACGTCATGCCCTGCCGCACCTCATGCGGAGTGGCTCGGGCGTGATCGTCAACGTCGCGTCGACCTACGGCCTGATCGGCGCTCCCAACGCACCGGCCTACTGCGCCTCCAAAGGCGGAGTCGTGAACCTGACCCGGCAGTTGGCCGTGGATTACGGCCAGCACGGTGTGCGCGTCAATGCCGTTTGCCCGGGATATGTAGACACCGACATGGGTGGACGCCGCGCCAGCCTCCCGCCAGCGGAAGCCCAGGCAGCGCACGACCGTCGCGAAGCGAACGCGGCACGTCAACCCCTCGGACGGCAGGCGCACGCGGATGAAATCTCGCGGGCTGTCATCTTCCTCGCATCGAGCGAGAGTTCCTTCATGACCGGCTCGATCGTCACGGTGGACGGAGGGTGCACAGCAACCTTCAATCACGGCTAG
- a CDS encoding esterase/lipase family protein → MHTPFKALVTTTLTVALLSACGTTLPELPDSGSAPEPRIQALAITRHPVLFVHGYSSSGSVWTTMIANFKKDGWTDAHLFNWSYDSTRSNSVTADLIRQKVDAILAQTGATRVDIISHSMGGLSSRYFLKNLGGDSRVDAWVSLGGPNHGTNTANACWYISCYEMREGSSFLNTLNSVDETPGSVRYATWWSACDEIINPDRSVLLTGAVNTQTTCLSHSQLYQSSAVYAQVRDLIHR, encoded by the coding sequence ATGCACACCCCCTTCAAGGCCCTGGTTACCACCACCCTGACAGTCGCCCTACTCTCTGCCTGTGGCACTACGCTGCCTGAGCTTCCCGACTCCGGCTCTGCGCCGGAGCCCAGGATCCAGGCACTGGCCATCACCCGGCACCCGGTACTGTTTGTGCATGGGTACAGTTCCAGCGGCTCGGTCTGGACCACCATGATCGCCAATTTCAAGAAGGACGGCTGGACCGATGCTCACCTCTTCAACTGGTCCTACGACTCCACCCGCTCCAATTCTGTGACTGCCGACCTGATCCGTCAGAAGGTCGATGCGATTCTGGCCCAGACGGGCGCCACGCGCGTGGATATCATCTCCCATTCGATGGGCGGGCTGTCGTCGCGCTATTTTCTGAAAAATCTTGGGGGAGACAGCCGGGTCGACGCCTGGGTGTCGTTGGGTGGACCCAACCATGGGACCAATACCGCAAATGCCTGCTGGTACATTTCCTGCTACGAAATGCGTGAAGGCTCGTCCTTCCTGAATACGCTGAACAGCGTGGATGAGACGCCGGGTTCCGTGCGTTACGCCACCTGGTGGTCTGCGTGTGATGAGATCATCAACCCTGACCGGAGTGTGCTGCTGACAGGGGCAGTCAATACCCAGACCACCTGCCTGAGCCACAGCCAGCTGTACCAGAGTTCGGCAGTGTATGCCCAGGTGCGCGACTTGATCCACCGCTGA
- a CDS encoding type II toxin-antitoxin system VapC family toxin: MTVLDASALLAYLADEPGAEHVEAALGHGCTIHHVNWVEVLSKRAERGDDPKQVQERLTHRGLIGQLLQIDPGQPDDAVHVAELRVNTRHAGLSLGDRYCLALGRRLIAPVLTTDRAWSDLDVGVQVRLIR; this comes from the coding sequence GTGACCGTCCTGGATGCCAGCGCCCTGCTCGCATACCTCGCCGACGAACCCGGTGCCGAACACGTCGAGGCGGCCCTCGGCCACGGGTGCACCATCCACCACGTCAACTGGGTGGAAGTCCTCAGCAAACGCGCGGAGCGAGGCGATGACCCCAAACAGGTCCAGGAGCGCCTCACGCACCGCGGCCTGATCGGTCAACTCCTGCAGATTGACCCTGGCCAGCCGGACGACGCTGTTCACGTGGCTGAGCTCCGCGTGAACACCCGGCACGCCGGCCTCTCGTTGGGCGACCGGTACTGTCTCGCGCTCGGACGGCGCCTGATCGCTCCTGTCCTCACGACCGACCGTGCCTGGAGTGACCTGGACGTGGGCGTTCAGGTCAGGCTGATCAGGTGA
- a CDS encoding phosphotransferase enzyme family protein produces the protein MSAEPALDRAALKLHLHAAYGMQVETLSFLSAGTLPAYRADGPGGRFFIKIVPGTRSGVQAAQRLASEAVLLHELNQIGDPLRVPRLLPTRDGADLSTCGTFRVAVFTWIEAVNLGSTWEDALPELADLLGHLHAHTSDVTARLQHFPCPPEDFALPFEVALLKDLSNLAHLSRTARPGMLLLRDLLLEHEATVRHHLKHARALRVQALSRPQSFVLCHTDAHGGNVMRDANEQLWLVDWEMARLAPPEHDLWMLLVRRPEVLPAYHSAVGRTQPLSPDVLSFYVLRRVLEDLAVDVNAIMHEHTRDEDDAETLDILSRFVLPALDQAEQDCRSVGQVVPPH, from the coding sequence ATGAGCGCTGAACCCGCCCTCGATCGCGCCGCGCTTAAACTTCACCTGCATGCCGCCTACGGCATGCAGGTGGAGACGCTTTCCTTCCTCTCAGCGGGCACCCTGCCAGCCTACCGAGCCGATGGCCCAGGTGGACGCTTCTTCATCAAGATTGTCCCCGGGACGCGCTCAGGTGTCCAGGCTGCCCAGCGTCTCGCGAGCGAAGCGGTTCTCCTGCACGAGTTAAACCAGATTGGAGACCCGCTCCGCGTGCCGCGCCTCCTGCCCACACGGGACGGAGCGGACCTTTCGACGTGCGGCACCTTCCGTGTTGCGGTGTTCACGTGGATTGAAGCGGTAAACCTCGGTTCGACCTGGGAGGATGCACTCCCAGAGCTTGCTGACCTGCTTGGCCACCTTCATGCCCATACCTCTGATGTGACGGCCCGCCTTCAACATTTTCCTTGCCCACCAGAGGACTTCGCTCTGCCCTTTGAAGTGGCGCTTCTCAAGGATCTTTCAAACCTCGCGCACTTGTCGCGAACAGCGCGGCCAGGGATGCTCCTCCTGCGTGATCTCCTGCTGGAGCACGAGGCGACTGTCCGCCACCATCTGAAGCACGCCCGGGCGCTCCGCGTTCAGGCACTCTCGCGTCCCCAGTCCTTCGTCCTGTGCCATACCGATGCCCATGGTGGCAACGTGATGCGTGACGCGAACGAGCAGTTGTGGCTCGTCGACTGGGAGATGGCGCGGCTCGCACCCCCTGAGCATGACCTGTGGATGCTGCTCGTCCGCCGACCTGAGGTCCTCCCCGCGTACCACAGCGCTGTCGGGCGCACTCAACCGTTGAGTCCCGACGTACTGAGTTTTTATGTCCTGCGCCGCGTTCTGGAGGACCTGGCGGTCGACGTGAACGCCATCATGCATGAGCACACGCGCGACGAGGACGACGCTGAAACCCTGGACATTCTCTCGCGGTTCGTCCTCCCTGCCCTTGATCAGGCTGAACAGGATTGCCGATCAGTGGGTCAGGTCGTACCTCCTCATTGA